In Heteronotia binoei isolate CCM8104 ecotype False Entrance Well chromosome 4, APGP_CSIRO_Hbin_v1, whole genome shotgun sequence, a genomic segment contains:
- the LOC132569978 gene encoding uncharacterized protein LOC132569978, protein MELSAGTVEIVVCVVLIFLSVFGNLLLIYCTRRCIGEHLRISFILIFNLAFDHIVNNLVVNVLKIVYASGVGLDSASCKVLMFTTVFTTSLAIWFTLYIALLYCFKVCQVVHPPVEVASTNHRKCHLVLVFALWVVCFAFCSPVVPYTGKNENLTGGNETYQQHGILNYSECKTEYRNEQLEFLYGKIFLVAIDLLPLIILLLVGFRIAHLLWEHKKATYGGIWIGDNTTEAEVLRACKLVLALIFLITSFWISHFVLMHCLKHFKNYYFAPPIMTGLISGYSAVSPYLLTLINYKIKVKAESFCCKGEKKPVSPTAVSPSVEVSPYA, encoded by the coding sequence ATGGAGCTCAGTGCTGGTACTGTGGAAATAGTTGTGTGTGTTGTTTTGATCTTCCTCAGCGTGTTTGGTAATCTGTTGTTGATTTATTGCACAAGGAGATGCATTGGTGAGCATTTGCGAATCTCATTCATACTGATTTTCAACCTTGCATTTGACCATATTGTAAACAACTTGGTAGTGAATGTCTTGAAGATTGTTTATGCCTCTGGTGTTGGGTTGGATTCAGCCAGCTGCAAAGTTCTCATGTTCACAACAGTTTTTACTACCTCTCTTGCCATATGGTTCACATTATACATTGCTTTGCTGTACTGCTTTAAAGTGTGTCAAGTTGTGCACCCTCCAGTTGAAGTTGCAAGCACGAACCATCGGAAGTGTCACCTGGTCCTAGTTTTTGCTCTTTGggttgtttgttttgcattttgctCTCCAGTTGTACCATATACAGGAAAGAATGAAAATCTAACTGGAGGTAATGAGACTTATCAGCAACATGGCATATTGAACTATTCTGAATGCAAGACTGAATATAGAAATGAACAACTAGAGTTTTTATATGGAAAAATATTTCTAGTGGCTATTGATCTTCTCCCATTGATAATTTTACTCCTTGTGGGCTTCCGAATAGCACATCTCCTTTGGGAACATAAGAAGGCAACTTATGGTGGCATATGGATTGGGGATAACACTACTGAAGCCGAAGTCCTCAGAGCATGTAAACTTGTCCTGGCATTAATATTTCTTATTACTTCATTCTGGATTTCTCACTTTGTCCTAATGCATTGcttgaaacattttaaaaactattacTTTGCACCTCCAATCATGACAGGTCTTATTTCAGGATATTCAGCTGTCAGCCCTTATCTTCTTACATTGATTAACTACAAAATAAAAGTGAAGGCGGAATCTTTCTGTTGTAAAGGAGAAAAGAAACCAGTATCCCCAACAGCTGTATCTCCATCTGTAGAAGTGTCTCCGTATGCTTAG